In the Hippoglossus stenolepis isolate QCI-W04-F060 chromosome 14, HSTE1.2, whole genome shotgun sequence genome, one interval contains:
- the wdr18 gene encoding WD repeat-containing protein 18, with amino-acid sequence MAAPLEVVVTSDSGSQLWNSTVFDLYSGSSLLSYRGGNSSARTLSLLRGEFLLSAQVGKNFINVWEIQRKDQLQQKIVCPGVVTCVTASPDGLFLAAGVAEAIYLWEVCTGKLLSVLSRHYQDVTCLKFTDDSSHFISGGKDNLALVWSLCSVIQLDLNHTPDPRHVLSRHSLPITDLHCGLMGAQARVATASLDQTVKMWELSSGELLLSILFDVEIMSVTFDPCEYFLFCGGTDGNIFQVSLCSQSLSRDKSFQSDNDGNQVFKGHRNLVTCLSVSMDGTLLASGSHDETVRLWDVQSKQSIRCLAHKGPVTNVLITAAPANMFLPDSRPAVPLPRFSRHLHASEGDGGESGDVCVRLAPCTQEEEETYLQKADRLSSLMNAVTDKSVFGDGENTKVRVAELEEEVQTLKKINKDLYDFSSQLITKPT; translated from the exons ATGGCGGCTCCTCTGGAGGTGGTAGTGACCAGTGACTCCGGCTCTCAGCTGTGGAACAGCACAGTGTTCGACCTCTACAGCGGCTCCAGCCTGCTCTCATACCGGGGAGGGAACAGCTCGGCCCGGACTCTGTCGCTGCTCCGCGGCGAGTTCCTGCTCTCCGCCCAGGTCGGAAAGAACTTCATCAACGTCTGGGAGATCCAGAGGAAG gatcAGCTGCAGCAAAAGATTGTTTGTCCAGGTGTGGTCACCTGTGTGACGGCTTCACCTGATGGACTCTTCCTCGCTGCGGGAGTCGCGGAGGCCATTTACCTGTGGGAG GTGTGCACAGGTAAactgctgtctgtcctcagtCGTCACTATCAGGATGTCACCTGTCTGAAGTTCACTGACGATAGCAGCCATTTTATTTCTGGAGGAAAAGACAACCTGGCTCTGGTGTGGAGTCTGTGCAG tgtgatACAGCTGGATTTAAACCACACCCCAGATCCTCGTCATGTCCTGTCTCGTCACTCTCTACCAATCACAGACCTGCACTGCGGCCTGATGGGCGCTCAGGCCAGAGTCGCCACTGCCTCCTTAGACCAGACTGTCAAG ATGTGGGAGCTGTCCTCCGGTGAGCTGCTCCTGTCCATTCTGTTTGATGTGGAGATCAtgtctgtgacctttgacccctgcgAGTACTTCCTGTTCTGTGGAGGAACTGATGGAAACATTTTCCAGGTGTCTCTGTGCAGCCAG AGTCTCAGTCGTGACAAATCGTTTCAGTCCGACAACGATGGAAACCAGGTCTTCAAAGGTCACAG GAACTTGGTGACATGTCTCTCCGTGTCGATGGACGGGACACTCCTCGCCTCTGGGTCACATGATGAGACCGTCAGACTCTGGGATGTTCAGAGTAAACAGAGCATCCGCTGCCTTGCCCACAAAG GTCCAGTGACCAATGTCCTCATCACGGCGGCTCCAGCTAACATGTTCCTACCTGACAGTCGACCCGCTGTTCCTCTGCCGCGCTTCAGCCGACACCTGCACGCCTCCGAGGGCGACGGCGGGGAATCAGGAGACGTTTGTGTCCGACTCGCTCCCTGCACACAG gaagaggaggagacataCCTGCAGAAAGCTGATAGGCTGAGCTCACTGATGAACGCGGTGACTGACAAG TCGGTGTTCGGTGacggagaaaacacaaaggttcGTGTCGCAGAGTTGGAAGAAGAAGTTCAGACTCTGAAGAAAATCAACAAAGATCTTTACGACTTCTCGAGTCAACTGATCACAAAacccacataa
- the si:dkey-121a11.3 gene encoding serine/arginine repetitive matrix protein 2 isoform X2, with the protein MKRRCVPLRGDHNLLTPDTHTLSGVRNCPVIQVRLEGVASHSGHQSDLSSSKSAVGSTRRRPASSTRRLRFEDETATEAESRYQERQQQRRWAGQQGTGVLVSRLNLNLYVSGQTGPPVPDDRGRSLCRPHVNLRTEPIRETYIGPVTPQNKSPWGGGGAERVSNIQMRSRTNAGTPTTDLPINPYAPDQLTTPAFICPSPSSPPLVISVMTSQSVRLNGSEEEQDLNHDQDTQGRPEGVEPNKELQSVAELRDQSPCVEVEEGGGIRRMKNSSSSSSSSSSSSSSGTSSDATAERPAPPIPESSSDGQVNQPIRTKLYTSLPEQFSSREEPSRLSLRRLLSSVRLSRTRTSSLDRHSIRSRPSALDPAPSSLLKKCPSSQSLSVGSPFFQLRKVLSVQSVVPEQKKRDRDYRPAADT; encoded by the exons ATGAAGCGTCGCTGTGTTCCTCTGAGAGGAGACCACAACCTGCTgacccccgacacacacacact GTCGGGGGTCAGGAACTGTCCTGTCATCCAGGTGAGGTTGGAAGGCGTGGCCTCTCATTCAGGACACCAGAGTGACTTGTCCAGCAGTAAATCAGCTGTGGGGTCAACAAGGCGACGCCCAGCGTCTTCGACTCGTCGTCTGAGATTCGAAGATGAGACGGCGACAGAGGCGGAGTCTCGTTACCAGGaaagacagcagcagagaagatggGCGGGGCAGCAGGGGACAGGTGTCTTGGTCTCCagactgaacctgaacctgtACGTCAGTGGTCAGACGGGGCCACCTGTACCTGATGAcagggggcggagcctgtgTCGGCCCCATGTGAACCTGAGGactgagccaatcagagagacCTACATTGGCCCTGTCACACCTCAGAACAAATCCCCCTggggagggggcggggctgaGCGTGTCTCCAACATTCAGATGAGGAGTAGAACCAATGCGGGCACACCCACCACAGACCTGCCAATCAACCCTTATGCTCCTGACCAACTGACCACGCCTGCCTTCATATGTCCCTccccgtcctctcctcctcttgtgaTATCAGTGATGACGTCACAGAGTGTCAGGCTCAACGGTTCAGAGGAAGAACAGGATCTGAACCACGACCAGGATACTCAGGGGAGACCAGAGGGAGTCGAGCCCAACAAAGAGCTCCAATCTGTGGCAGAGCTGAGAGACCAGAGTCCctgtgtggaggtggaggagggaggagggattcGAAGGATGAAgaactcttcttcttcctcttcttcctcttcttcttcctcttcttcagggACAAGCTCAGACGCAACAG CTGAGAGACCAGCTCCACCCATcccagagagcagcagtgatggacAGGTCAACCAGCCAATAAGAACAAAGCTCtacacttcacttcctgaacA attcagcagcagagaagaaccTTCTCGGCTTTCTCTGCGTCGTCTTCTCTCCAGCGTCAGACTCAGCAGGACTCGAACTAGCAGCCTGGATCGACACAGCATCAGGTCCCGCCCCTCAGCATTAGACCCCGCCCCCTCCAGTTTGCTGAAGAAATGTCCGTCATCTCAGTCACTGAGTGTG GGGTCGCCCTTCTTCCAGTTAAGGAAGGTGTTGTCAGTTCAGAGTGTTGTCCCcgagcagaagaagagagatcGTGACTACAGACCAGCTGCCGACACATAA
- the si:dkey-121a11.3 gene encoding uncharacterized protein si:dkey-121a11.3 isoform X1 has product MKRRCVPLRGDHNLLTPDTHTLSGVRNCPVIQVRLEGVASHSGHQSDLSSSKSAVGSTRRRPASSTRRLRFEDETATEAESRYQERQQQRRWAGQQGTGVLVSRLNLNLYVSGQTGPPVPDDRGRSLCRPHVNLRTEPIRETYIGPVTPQNKSPWGGGGAERVSNIQMRSRTNAGTPTTDLPINPYAPDQLTTPAFICPSPSSPPLVISVMTSQSVRLNGSEEEQDLNHDQDTQGRPEGVEPNKELQSVAELRDQSPCVEVEEGGGIRRMKNSSSSSSSSSSSSSSGTSSDATAERPAPPIPESSSDGQVNQPIRTKLYTSLPEQFSSREEPSRLSLRRLLSSVRLSRTRTSSLDRHSIRSRPSALDPAPSSLLKKCPSSQSLSVQGSPFFQLRKVLSVQSVVPEQKKRDRDYRPAADT; this is encoded by the exons ATGAAGCGTCGCTGTGTTCCTCTGAGAGGAGACCACAACCTGCTgacccccgacacacacacact GTCGGGGGTCAGGAACTGTCCTGTCATCCAGGTGAGGTTGGAAGGCGTGGCCTCTCATTCAGGACACCAGAGTGACTTGTCCAGCAGTAAATCAGCTGTGGGGTCAACAAGGCGACGCCCAGCGTCTTCGACTCGTCGTCTGAGATTCGAAGATGAGACGGCGACAGAGGCGGAGTCTCGTTACCAGGaaagacagcagcagagaagatggGCGGGGCAGCAGGGGACAGGTGTCTTGGTCTCCagactgaacctgaacctgtACGTCAGTGGTCAGACGGGGCCACCTGTACCTGATGAcagggggcggagcctgtgTCGGCCCCATGTGAACCTGAGGactgagccaatcagagagacCTACATTGGCCCTGTCACACCTCAGAACAAATCCCCCTggggagggggcggggctgaGCGTGTCTCCAACATTCAGATGAGGAGTAGAACCAATGCGGGCACACCCACCACAGACCTGCCAATCAACCCTTATGCTCCTGACCAACTGACCACGCCTGCCTTCATATGTCCCTccccgtcctctcctcctcttgtgaTATCAGTGATGACGTCACAGAGTGTCAGGCTCAACGGTTCAGAGGAAGAACAGGATCTGAACCACGACCAGGATACTCAGGGGAGACCAGAGGGAGTCGAGCCCAACAAAGAGCTCCAATCTGTGGCAGAGCTGAGAGACCAGAGTCCctgtgtggaggtggaggagggaggagggattcGAAGGATGAAgaactcttcttcttcctcttcttcctcttcttcttcctcttcttcagggACAAGCTCAGACGCAACAG CTGAGAGACCAGCTCCACCCATcccagagagcagcagtgatggacAGGTCAACCAGCCAATAAGAACAAAGCTCtacacttcacttcctgaacA attcagcagcagagaagaaccTTCTCGGCTTTCTCTGCGTCGTCTTCTCTCCAGCGTCAGACTCAGCAGGACTCGAACTAGCAGCCTGGATCGACACAGCATCAGGTCCCGCCCCTCAGCATTAGACCCCGCCCCCTCCAGTTTGCTGAAGAAATGTCCGTCATCTCAGTCACTGAGTGTG CAGGGGTCGCCCTTCTTCCAGTTAAGGAAGGTGTTGTCAGTTCAGAGTGTTGTCCCcgagcagaagaagagagatcGTGACTACAGACCAGCTGCCGACACATAA
- the stx6 gene encoding syntaxin-6 isoform X1, protein MSMEDPFFVVKGEVQKAVNAAQSLHHRWSELLQEGDGASKEEMDWTTNELRNSLRSIEWDLEDLDETISIVESNPKKFNLDAAELSKRKAFITSTRHTVKEMKEQLSSPAAASMDRKKTQALLAERGARGPMWQPGPDKYTRLDHQLQNANTQFIEEQQVQQQLISEQQDEQLELVSGTIGVLKNMSERIGMELDEQSVMLDDFGHEMDHTHSRLDNVMKKLAKVSHMTSDRRQWCAIGVLLAILFVVLLLFFIL, encoded by the exons ATGTCCATGGAAGACCCGTTCTTCGTCGTCAAAGG GGAGGTACAGAAGGCAGTGAACGCAGCGCAGAGCCTCCATCACAGGTGGAgcgagctgctgcaggagggggATGGAGCCTCCAAAGAGGAAATGGACTGGACGACCAATGAGCTGAGGAACAGTCTGCGCTCCATCGAATGGGACCTGGAGGACCTGGACGAAACCATCA GTATCGTTGAGTCAAATCCTAAAAAGTTCAACCTGGACGCTGCCGAGCTGTCGAAAAGAAAAGCATTCATCACCAGCACTAGGCACACAGTTAAG GAAATGAAAGAACAGCTGTCGAGTCCAGCTGCTGCATCCatggacagaaagaaaacacag GCTCTTCTCGCTGAGCGTGGTGCTCGAGGTCCAATGTGGCAGCCTGGTCCTGATAAATACACTAGACTGGATCATCAGCTACAGAACGCGAACACTCAGTTTATCGAGGAGCagcaggtgcagcagcag ctgatATCTGAGCAGCAGGACGAACAGTTGGAACTCGTGTCAGGAACGATCGGAGTCTTGAAGAACATGTCAGAACGAATTGGGATGGAGCTGGACGAACAGTCTGT GATGTTGGATGACTTCGGTCATGAGATGGACCACACTCATTCCAGACTTGACAACGTCATGAAGAAACTGGCCAAAGTGTCTCACATGACCAGTG ATCGTCGTCAGTGGTGTGCTATCGGAGTGTTGCTCGCCATCCTCTttgtcgtcctcctcctcttcttcatcctctga
- the stx6 gene encoding syntaxin-6 isoform X2 produces the protein MSMEDPFFVVKGEVQKAVNAAQSLHHRWSELLQEGDGASKEEMDWTTNELRNSLRSIEWDLEDLDETISIVESNPKKFNLDAAELSKRKAFITSTRHTVKEMKEQLSSPAAASMDRKKTQALLAERGARGPMWQPGPDKYTRLDHQLQNANTQFIEEQQVQQQLISEQQDEQLELVSGTIGVLKNMSERIGMELDEQSVMLDDFGHEMDHTHSRLDNVMKKLAKVSHMTSGNLTSNT, from the exons ATGTCCATGGAAGACCCGTTCTTCGTCGTCAAAGG GGAGGTACAGAAGGCAGTGAACGCAGCGCAGAGCCTCCATCACAGGTGGAgcgagctgctgcaggagggggATGGAGCCTCCAAAGAGGAAATGGACTGGACGACCAATGAGCTGAGGAACAGTCTGCGCTCCATCGAATGGGACCTGGAGGACCTGGACGAAACCATCA GTATCGTTGAGTCAAATCCTAAAAAGTTCAACCTGGACGCTGCCGAGCTGTCGAAAAGAAAAGCATTCATCACCAGCACTAGGCACACAGTTAAG GAAATGAAAGAACAGCTGTCGAGTCCAGCTGCTGCATCCatggacagaaagaaaacacag GCTCTTCTCGCTGAGCGTGGTGCTCGAGGTCCAATGTGGCAGCCTGGTCCTGATAAATACACTAGACTGGATCATCAGCTACAGAACGCGAACACTCAGTTTATCGAGGAGCagcaggtgcagcagcag ctgatATCTGAGCAGCAGGACGAACAGTTGGAACTCGTGTCAGGAACGATCGGAGTCTTGAAGAACATGTCAGAACGAATTGGGATGGAGCTGGACGAACAGTCTGT GATGTTGGATGACTTCGGTCATGAGATGGACCACACTCATTCCAGACTTGACAACGTCATGAAGAAACTGGCCAAAGTGTCTCACATGACCAGTGGTAATCTGACCAGCAACACATGA